In Lysinibacillus sp. FSL M8-0337, the following proteins share a genomic window:
- a CDS encoding nitronate monooxygenase: MLKKFEMHYPIIQAPMAGVTTPKFVAACAEVGILGSIGAGYLDGEQTRNFIQEVKKLTQKPFAVNLFVQEEPRIDIDVLQKARMALQPYYDELGLSPVQSVMSNEVFEGQLQAVLDEQVAVCSFTFGIPSLEVIQRLKDKNIYVIGTATTLEEAIQVEQSGMDAVVLQGGEAGGHRGSFTNPMQLIAREDLLQQVVGNITIPIIVAGGIVSQEDVQRALAGGAQAVQIGTALLVADECEISPLYKKAILQSKPQQTTITYAFTGKAARGLTNHFTEHMKDAVVAPYPLQHHLTSTIRKESAAQGNPQYLSMWMGENSHLVQPGTVKNIIEKLV; the protein is encoded by the coding sequence ATGTTAAAAAAATTTGAAATGCACTATCCAATTATTCAAGCACCGATGGCGGGGGTTACTACACCAAAATTTGTTGCTGCCTGTGCGGAAGTTGGGATACTAGGCTCAATTGGAGCGGGCTATTTAGATGGTGAGCAGACAAGAAATTTTATTCAGGAAGTAAAAAAGCTTACGCAAAAGCCATTTGCCGTAAATTTATTTGTGCAAGAAGAGCCACGCATTGATATAGATGTTCTCCAAAAAGCACGTATGGCGCTACAGCCTTACTATGATGAGCTCGGATTATCACCAGTGCAAAGTGTGATGTCAAACGAAGTTTTTGAGGGGCAATTGCAAGCAGTTCTGGATGAGCAAGTAGCTGTGTGCTCGTTTACATTTGGTATACCATCTCTAGAAGTTATTCAACGTTTAAAGGATAAAAATATTTATGTGATCGGGACAGCTACTACGCTAGAAGAAGCCATTCAAGTTGAGCAATCAGGTATGGATGCGGTTGTTTTACAAGGTGGTGAGGCAGGGGGGCATCGGGGCTCGTTTACGAATCCTATGCAATTAATTGCTCGTGAAGATTTGCTACAACAAGTAGTAGGCAACATAACAATCCCGATTATTGTTGCAGGGGGCATTGTTTCGCAAGAAGATGTGCAGCGCGCGCTAGCGGGTGGTGCACAGGCAGTACAAATAGGGACAGCATTATTGGTAGCTGATGAATGTGAAATATCACCACTGTATAAAAAGGCTATCTTGCAGTCGAAGCCACAACAAACGACGATTACGTATGCTTTTACTGGTAAAGCAGCGCGTGGCTTAACCAATCATTTTACAGAACATATGAAGGATGCTGTTGTAGCACCGTATCCATTGCAACATCATTTAACCTCCACTATTCGTAAGGAAAGTGCAGCACAAGGCAATCCACAGTATTTATCGATGTGGATGGGGGAAAACAGTCACTTAGTGCAACCCGGTACAGTGAAAAATATTATTGAAAAATTAGTATAG
- the efp gene encoding elongation factor P: protein MISVNDFRTGLTIIVDGQLYRVLDFQHVKPGKGAAFVRSKLRNLRNGSVNEKTFRAGEKVEKAQIDNRKMQYLYAQGDEHVFMDLESYEQTELASAAIEYELKFLKENMEVHIQSYQGEMLGVELPNTVELEVTETEPGIKGDTASGGTKPATLETGLIVQVPFFVNQGDKLVINTTEASYVSRA, encoded by the coding sequence ATGATTTCAGTAAACGATTTCCGTACAGGTCTAACAATTATTGTTGATGGCCAATTATATCGCGTGTTAGATTTCCAACACGTTAAACCAGGTAAAGGTGCTGCATTCGTACGTTCTAAATTACGTAACCTTCGTAACGGTTCTGTGAATGAAAAAACATTCCGTGCTGGTGAAAAAGTAGAGAAAGCACAAATTGATAACCGTAAAATGCAATATTTATATGCTCAAGGTGATGAGCATGTATTTATGGATTTAGAGTCATATGAGCAAACTGAACTAGCTTCAGCTGCCATTGAATATGAATTAAAATTCCTAAAAGAAAATATGGAAGTACACATTCAATCTTACCAAGGTGAAATGCTAGGTGTAGAATTACCAAACACGGTTGAATTAGAAGTAACTGAAACAGAACCAGGTATTAAAGGTGATACTGCTTCAGGCGGTACAAAACCTGCTACGCTTGAAACAGGTCTTATCGTGCAAGTTCCGTTCTTCGTGAACCAAGGTGATAAGTTAGTGATTAACACTACTGAAGCATCTTACGTATCACGTGCGTAA
- a CDS encoding Xaa-Pro peptidase family protein, giving the protein MLKLQKLRKILQEQNIDGVLITNEYNRRYMTGFTGTAGVAIVSQNDAVFITDFRYTEQATAQIKDYRIVQHEVTLLEEIATQVKAMGIKLLGFEKDSVSYGTYELYKNVIQADLVPVSGLIEKIRLIKTEQEINIIKVACEIADHAFTHILDYIKPGKTELDVSNELEFFMRQQGATQSSFDTIVASGLRSALPHGVATNKVIEKGDFVTLDFGALYNGYISDITRTVAVGEPSEKLVEMYNTVLASQLLALEKVGPGLTGIQADAIARDYLTEKGYGEAFGHSLGHGIGLEVHEGPGLSKRSNTVLEPGMAVTIEPGVYVPGVGGVRIEDDILITESGNELLTHSTKELIIL; this is encoded by the coding sequence ATGTTGAAATTACAAAAGCTTCGTAAAATACTTCAAGAACAAAACATCGATGGCGTTTTAATTACGAACGAGTATAACCGTCGTTATATGACAGGTTTTACTGGTACGGCTGGCGTAGCGATTGTGTCCCAAAATGATGCTGTATTTATTACAGACTTCCGCTATACAGAGCAAGCAACTGCACAAATTAAGGATTACCGAATTGTGCAACATGAAGTAACACTTCTAGAAGAAATTGCGACACAAGTCAAAGCGATGGGTATAAAATTATTGGGCTTTGAGAAAGATTCTGTCAGCTATGGTACATATGAGTTATATAAAAATGTAATTCAAGCTGATTTAGTGCCCGTTTCTGGATTAATTGAAAAAATTCGCTTGATTAAGACTGAACAAGAGATTAATATTATTAAGGTTGCGTGTGAAATTGCTGATCACGCATTTACACATATTTTAGACTACATCAAGCCAGGTAAAACAGAGCTTGACGTTTCGAATGAATTAGAATTTTTCATGCGACAACAAGGAGCAACACAGTCCTCTTTTGATACAATTGTAGCGTCTGGTCTTCGCTCGGCACTACCACATGGTGTTGCAACAAATAAAGTTATTGAAAAAGGCGACTTTGTCACGCTTGATTTTGGTGCGCTATACAATGGCTATATTTCGGATATAACACGTACGGTGGCAGTTGGTGAGCCATCTGAAAAATTAGTAGAAATGTACAATACAGTCCTTGCGTCACAACTTTTAGCACTTGAAAAAGTTGGTCCTGGCTTAACAGGTATTCAAGCAGATGCCATTGCACGTGACTATTTAACAGAAAAAGGCTATGGTGAGGCATTTGGTCATTCATTAGGGCATGGGATTGGTCTTGAAGTACATGAAGGCCCTGGCCTATCGAAACGATCAAATACGGTTTTAGAGCCGGGTATGGCTGTGACGATTGAACCAGGTGTTTACGTACCAGGAGTCGGTGGTGTGCGTATCGAAGACGATATTTTAATCACTGAATCAGGTAATGAACTACTAACACATTCGACAAAAGAACTTATCATTTTATAA
- the aroQ gene encoding type II 3-dehydroquinate dehydratase — protein MKLLCLNGPNLNRLGKREPHIYGHETLDDVKNNVQNLATSLGATVEFRQSNHEGVLVDWVHEAEDEKYDGIIFNPGAYTHTSVALHDAIAGVTVPVIEVHISNIHKREAFRHHSYLAPACLGQISGLGTKGYELALRTFIEREK, from the coding sequence GTGAAGTTATTATGTTTGAATGGACCAAACTTAAATCGACTCGGAAAGCGTGAGCCACATATTTATGGCCATGAAACACTAGACGATGTCAAAAATAATGTTCAAAATCTTGCGACTTCTCTTGGTGCTACAGTCGAGTTTCGTCAATCGAATCACGAGGGTGTTCTTGTAGATTGGGTGCACGAGGCGGAAGATGAAAAGTATGATGGGATTATCTTTAATCCAGGTGCGTATACTCATACCAGCGTAGCATTACATGATGCAATTGCAGGAGTGACCGTACCGGTTATTGAAGTACATATTTCCAATATCCACAAACGTGAGGCATTCCGCCATCATTCTTATCTTGCCCCAGCCTGCCTAGGTCAAATTAGTGGACTTGGTACAAAAGGCTATGAACTAGCACTACGCACTTTTATTGAGAGGGAGAAATAA
- a CDS encoding DUF1385 domain-containing protein → MVQLKYIKRVVLALSNSPVYGGQAQLEGVMFGGKEHTITAIRRNDDSIDYYHYKKIQKPILQKLKKIPFVRGVVALIESAGLGSRHMQFSGDRYDVTPGEEVENVEESGSKLQMILGVAVVGILSFLFGKFAFTLIPVFIADLFSPWIEGKVGQVLLESGIKLLLLLTYLYFISLTPIIKRVFQYHGAEHKVINCYEAGLDITVENVQAQSRLHYRCGSSFMLFTVFVGMFLYFFVPTDPLWLRIVDRILLIPVVLGVSFEVLQATNACRNIPLLRYLGYPGLWLQLLTTREPMDEQVEVAIASFNMLRRVEQQPEIAATLNHD, encoded by the coding sequence ATGGTACAGTTGAAATATATAAAGAGAGTGGTGTTAGCCTTGAGCAATTCACCTGTATACGGGGGACAAGCACAATTAGAGGGTGTGATGTTCGGAGGGAAGGAACATACGATTACTGCCATTCGCCGTAACGATGATTCCATTGATTATTATCATTATAAAAAAATCCAAAAACCAATCCTGCAAAAGCTAAAAAAAATTCCATTTGTACGTGGGGTTGTTGCACTTATTGAATCAGCAGGTTTAGGTTCACGTCATATGCAATTTTCAGGGGACCGTTATGACGTTACACCCGGCGAAGAAGTCGAAAATGTAGAAGAAAGCGGCTCAAAGCTTCAAATGATTTTAGGCGTAGCTGTTGTCGGGATTCTTTCTTTCCTATTCGGTAAATTTGCATTTACATTAATTCCAGTGTTTATTGCGGATTTATTCTCACCATGGATAGAAGGGAAAGTTGGTCAAGTGCTTCTCGAAAGTGGCATTAAGCTGCTTCTACTGCTTACCTATCTATATTTTATTTCTTTAACACCAATTATTAAACGCGTTTTCCAATATCATGGTGCCGAGCATAAGGTCATTAATTGCTATGAAGCTGGTTTGGATATTACTGTGGAAAATGTACAAGCACAATCTCGTTTACATTATCGATGCGGTAGTAGCTTTATGCTATTCACTGTGTTCGTTGGTATGTTTTTATATTTCTTCGTACCTACAGACCCGCTGTGGTTACGAATTGTAGACCGTATTTTATTAATACCTGTTGTATTAGGGGTATCATTTGAAGTACTGCAAGCAACGAATGCATGCCGCAATATTCCTTTGTTACGCTATTTAGGATATCCAGGTCTATGGTTACAATTACTGACAACAAGAGAGCCGATGGACGAACAGGTCGAAGTTGCGATTGCCTCATTTAATATGCTACGTCGAGTTGAACAACAACCTGAAATCGCCGCAACATTGAATCACGATTAA
- a CDS encoding nitronate monooxygenase: MSRLPIIVAPMFLISNPAMVIEASRAGAIGSFPLLNARPVSTCADWLQEIKEALPTEPWAVNFICHPVANVRFEEDLQLIEEYEPPIVITSLGNPKRVIDIVHRYGGKVYADVANVKHAEKSAATGVDGLILVCAGAGGHGGQLNPFGFVAAVKKFFNGTIVLSGSISSGADVLAAQIIGADYAYLGTRFIACHEGDAPEAYKNMVIESTTDDVLYTDAFSGVPVNVLIPSLIKEGIDPSTLMPKEAIDLTHLVNVKAWRDIWSAGHGVTAIEKRESVREIITSLQEEYESAKQRLNVVQSL; encoded by the coding sequence ATGTCACGTTTACCAATTATTGTAGCACCAATGTTTTTAATTTCGAATCCAGCGATGGTCATCGAGGCAAGTCGAGCGGGGGCTATTGGTTCGTTTCCATTATTAAATGCAAGACCCGTTTCAACTTGCGCAGACTGGCTTCAAGAGATTAAAGAGGCGTTGCCAACAGAGCCGTGGGCCGTCAATTTTATATGTCATCCAGTAGCGAATGTTCGTTTTGAAGAAGATTTACAATTAATTGAAGAATATGAGCCACCTATTGTCATTACATCGCTTGGCAACCCGAAGCGTGTTATTGATATCGTGCATCGTTATGGGGGAAAGGTCTATGCGGATGTGGCAAATGTCAAGCATGCTGAGAAATCAGCAGCCACGGGTGTAGATGGGTTAATTCTTGTGTGTGCAGGAGCTGGTGGACATGGTGGACAACTGAATCCATTCGGTTTTGTCGCTGCGGTCAAAAAATTCTTTAATGGCACCATTGTTTTATCAGGCTCGATTTCAAGCGGTGCAGATGTATTGGCAGCGCAAATAATTGGAGCGGACTATGCTTATTTAGGCACTCGCTTTATTGCTTGTCATGAAGGAGATGCACCAGAGGCTTATAAAAACATGGTTATCGAAAGTACAACAGATGATGTTTTGTATACAGATGCCTTTAGTGGCGTGCCTGTCAATGTGTTAATTCCATCCTTAATAAAAGAAGGGATTGACCCGTCGACATTAATGCCAAAAGAGGCTATTGATTTAACACACCTTGTAAATGTGAAGGCTTGGCGTGATATTTGGTCGGCAGGACATGGTGTCACAGCGATTGAAAAACGTGAGTCTGTGCGTGAAATTATTACGTCATTACAGGAGGAATATGAAAGCGCAAAGCAACGATTGAATGTGGTACAGTCTTTGTAA
- a CDS encoding DUF1871 family protein, with product MEHYRIVKEVIDNWDPKGFLHYTPEDEYDPEIRMIVELLPTVTSVENLALRIHEVFVKMFSVDEVFAISNYYPIALEIWQTINKQ from the coding sequence ATGGAGCACTATCGAATTGTTAAGGAAGTCATTGATAATTGGGATCCAAAGGGATTTTTGCATTACACACCTGAGGATGAATATGACCCAGAAATTAGGATGATAGTAGAGCTACTTCCAACAGTAACTTCTGTTGAAAATTTAGCGCTTAGGATACATGAAGTTTTTGTAAAAATGTTCTCGGTAGATGAAGTATTTGCAATTTCGAATTACTATCCAATTGCGTTGGAAATTTGGCAAACCATTAATAAGCAGTAA
- a CDS encoding LCP family protein, with protein MEDKRLRDKMQKISNQDLRFTQEDRQKVFEQIRRLEKKHRVQKKSLVPSSKKIVPVLISLLVLGLCLVLFMPSMLPRSFHEDGNNNATAVQEDQIVTTLITVKAQQEDDRIPLNLLLTYSKEKNAMKVLSIPRETYAPIANNDGTTVHDKLLFAYAFGSGGAENVRTTVSNLFNLPIDYYAVIDLETFSAWIASINGIDYDLQEDTRVRAITKVGLDFKKGTNRLNGEEVVALMMAATDGRNLKEENLLNLIQIVVNKTKNEMAQSKLKELSNQIEANIPLDQLFENKINLHSIKSVSLSAGIRDDMIDGKYYVTFEKDFLTAISEELTTFE; from the coding sequence ATGGAAGATAAACGATTAAGAGATAAAATGCAGAAGATTTCTAATCAAGATTTAAGATTTACGCAAGAAGACCGACAAAAGGTTTTTGAACAAATTCGTAGGTTGGAAAAGAAACACCGAGTACAAAAGAAGTCTCTTGTTCCTTCTTCAAAAAAGATTGTGCCAGTGCTCATTTCATTATTAGTGCTAGGTTTATGTCTAGTTTTATTTATGCCATCGATGTTGCCTAGGAGCTTTCATGAAGATGGGAACAATAATGCAACAGCAGTTCAGGAAGATCAAATTGTCACTACTTTAATTACGGTGAAAGCACAACAGGAGGACGATAGAATACCTCTAAATCTTTTACTTACATATAGCAAAGAGAAAAACGCTATGAAAGTTCTGTCGATTCCTCGTGAAACGTATGCACCGATAGCGAACAATGATGGGACTACAGTGCACGATAAATTATTATTTGCTTATGCTTTTGGTTCAGGAGGAGCAGAAAATGTAAGAACGACCGTTTCCAACCTATTTAATTTACCCATTGATTATTATGCGGTCATCGACTTAGAGACCTTTTCAGCATGGATTGCATCTATTAACGGTATAGATTATGACTTGCAAGAAGATACTCGCGTAAGAGCAATCACGAAAGTAGGACTAGATTTCAAAAAAGGAACGAATCGTTTAAATGGGGAAGAGGTAGTGGCATTAATGATGGCTGCTACAGACGGGAGAAATTTAAAGGAAGAAAACTTATTAAATCTTATTCAAATTGTGGTGAATAAAACGAAAAACGAAATGGCGCAATCGAAATTAAAAGAACTTTCCAATCAAATTGAAGCCAATATACCACTAGACCAATTGTTTGAAAACAAAATAAATCTTCATTCAATTAAATCAGTATCGTTAAGTGCTGGCATTCGAGATGATATGATAGATGGAAAATATTATGTTACGTTTGAGAAAGATTTTTTAACAGCCATTTCCGAAGAGTTAACGACATTTGAGTAA
- a CDS encoding sigma-70 family RNA polymerase sigma factor produces MDRTEKDFLLEQMMIEYGDELVRLAFSYVKDTEIAKDMVQNTFIKCYKNVDTFRYDAQIKTWLYRIAINECKDYLKSWHFKMVQVKSFIHETAKSIYPSTEKTVIDKYNNEELKDTIFSLPKVYREVVYLYYYESLKTDEIAEVLDIPMNTVKTRLRRAKQRLESMIKEAELNGR; encoded by the coding sequence ATGGACAGAACAGAAAAAGATTTCTTATTAGAACAAATGATGATTGAATATGGTGATGAGTTGGTACGATTGGCATTTTCTTATGTAAAAGATACTGAAATTGCGAAGGATATGGTGCAAAATACGTTTATCAAATGCTACAAAAACGTGGATACGTTTCGCTATGATGCCCAAATAAAGACATGGCTCTATCGTATTGCAATTAACGAATGTAAAGATTATTTAAAAAGTTGGCATTTCAAAATGGTACAAGTAAAAAGTTTTATTCATGAAACAGCAAAGTCGATTTACCCATCAACAGAAAAAACAGTTATCGATAAATACAATAATGAAGAACTAAAGGATACCATCTTTTCTCTTCCAAAAGTGTATCGGGAAGTGGTGTATCTCTACTACTACGAATCGTTAAAGACAGATGAAATTGCTGAAGTATTGGATATTCCAATGAATACAGTGAAAACGAGATTAAGAAGAGCCAAACAACGATTAGAGTCGATGATAAAGGAGGCTGAACTCAATGGAAGATAA
- a CDS encoding LAGLIDADG family homing endonuclease produces MEEVNRNVRRRPYEARDKERLIKKIIELHEDGMSQVDIAKMLSIGRGTILRWNKELELFKPRTPGEAGKLKNKKYHYNENYFKQVDTANKAYLVGYITGDGTILDRGTSKRLVLSLAEQDRQLLEDIAKELYMLNAIKFRRRRASNEQNKYALTINSTEMCNDLIKLGITPRKTGFERWVNFGREDLQWAYLRGFFDADGHISSRGRLGFTGNSQMLLSLLQFLHDNQLALSVHKLYPKQGCVDLYITRKDDVKKIAQQLYKFGSIQLNRKYEKIKSFFDDIV; encoded by the coding sequence ATGGAAGAAGTAAATCGTAATGTACGGAGACGTCCTTACGAGGCGCGAGACAAAGAACGATTGATTAAAAAAATTATTGAGTTACATGAAGATGGAATGAGCCAAGTAGATATTGCGAAAATGCTCAGTATCGGTAGAGGAACAATTCTTAGATGGAACAAAGAATTAGAACTTTTTAAACCGAGAACACCTGGTGAAGCAGGTAAGCTGAAAAATAAAAAATACCATTATAATGAAAACTACTTTAAACAAGTTGATACAGCAAATAAGGCTTATTTAGTTGGCTATATAACCGGAGATGGAACCATTTTAGATCGTGGGACTTCTAAACGCTTAGTGTTATCACTTGCAGAGCAAGATCGACAACTACTTGAAGATATCGCTAAAGAATTATATATGTTGAATGCAATTAAATTTCGACGACGGAGAGCATCCAATGAACAAAATAAATATGCCTTAACAATTAATTCAACAGAAATGTGTAATGATTTAATAAAATTAGGGATTACACCACGAAAAACAGGGTTTGAACGTTGGGTTAACTTTGGAAGAGAAGATTTACAGTGGGCATATTTAAGAGGTTTTTTTGATGCCGATGGACATATTTCAAGTCGAGGAAGACTAGGGTTTACAGGAAATAGTCAAATGCTCCTATCGTTGCTACAATTTCTACATGATAATCAATTAGCTTTATCTGTTCATAAACTTTATCCAAAACAAGGTTGCGTAGACTTGTACATCACTAGAAAAGATGATGTGAAAAAGATTGCTCAACAGTTATATAAGTTTGGCTCCATTCAACTCAATCGAAAATATGAAAAAATCAAATCCTTCTTTGATGATATAGTCTGA
- a CDS encoding biotin/lipoate A/B protein ligase family protein, translating to MTTWYFLNSGKCSPSFNMALDEALLDWHSEGLIPPVIRFYEWEPATLSIGYFQQAKRDINLDALREQGIGFVRRPTGGRAVLHEHELTYSVIVTESYPNMPESVTEAYRVLSEGILQGFHNLGMDAYFSVPDTEEKRADLKQPKSAVCFDAPSWYELVVEGKKIAGSAQTRQKGVILQHGAILLDLDEDKLLSVFNFSSEAAKERMRKKLPEKAVAINSLVKEPVSIEQCVTAFRDGFAKSLQIELKPFTLSEEQLKYVHELAEKKYAHDDWNFKK from the coding sequence ATGACAACTTGGTATTTTCTAAATTCAGGAAAATGTAGTCCCTCTTTTAATATGGCACTAGATGAGGCATTGCTTGATTGGCATAGTGAGGGTTTAATTCCCCCTGTTATTCGTTTTTATGAGTGGGAGCCAGCGACATTGTCGATTGGTTATTTCCAACAAGCGAAAAGAGATATTAATTTAGACGCGTTACGTGAACAAGGAATAGGATTTGTTCGTCGTCCAACGGGTGGTCGAGCAGTATTACATGAACATGAGTTAACATATAGCGTCATTGTTACGGAAAGCTATCCAAATATGCCTGAATCCGTAACAGAGGCGTACCGAGTACTAAGTGAAGGGATATTGCAGGGCTTTCATAATTTAGGAATGGATGCCTATTTCAGCGTGCCTGACACAGAGGAAAAAAGGGCAGATTTGAAACAGCCAAAAAGTGCTGTGTGTTTTGATGCGCCGAGTTGGTATGAACTTGTCGTTGAAGGGAAAAAAATAGCGGGTAGTGCACAAACACGTCAAAAAGGTGTTATCTTACAACATGGTGCAATTTTACTTGATCTTGATGAAGATAAATTATTATCTGTTTTTAATTTTTCAAGTGAAGCGGCGAAAGAACGGATGCGCAAAAAGCTACCGGAGAAGGCAGTTGCCATTAATAGTCTTGTCAAAGAACCTGTGTCCATTGAACAATGTGTAACTGCTTTTCGAGATGGTTTTGCAAAATCGTTGCAAATTGAATTAAAACCATTTACACTTTCTGAGGAGCAATTAAAATATGTGCATGAGTTGGCAGAAAAAAAATATGCGCATGATGATTGGAACTTTAAAAAGTAA
- a CDS encoding rhodanese-like domain-containing protein — protein MDILITIGVVLVVLIAYIAINAMRLKKAVTNLTQEQFIEGYRKAQLIDVREQKEFDAGHILGARNVPSTALRQRYKEIRPDLPVYLYCQNTGRSARAALYLKKRGYNQIYQLEGGFRNWTGKIKTKKQ, from the coding sequence TTGGATATACTTATCACAATTGGTGTCGTTTTAGTAGTGCTAATTGCATATATCGCTATAAATGCAATGCGACTAAAAAAAGCCGTAACCAACCTAACACAAGAACAATTTATTGAAGGCTACCGTAAAGCGCAGTTAATCGATGTGCGTGAACAAAAAGAATTTGATGCAGGTCATATCCTTGGCGCACGAAACGTTCCTTCTACAGCATTACGTCAACGTTATAAAGAAATCCGCCCAGATTTACCAGTATATTTATACTGTCAAAATACAGGCCGTAGCGCGCGTGCTGCTCTTTACCTAAAAAAACGTGGTTACAATCAAATCTACCAGCTTGAAGGCGGCTTCCGTAATTGGACTGGTAAAATTAAAACAAAAAAACAATAA
- a CDS encoding tetratricopeptide repeat protein produces MERVKEAARLLALEGESEQAKLLLLDVFSEQPNCIVAHNLADYHKEQEQYEEAYHYALQAVAWQPKTYSPYALLGELSMRRGDNHSAQQWLEKAYNRFQSPVVAHNLATLYKAQQKYEQAARLFIKSYETEDYGLMQAVECFVLAKDFQNAKKWIAIIEQEQQRFIGEVELGELYGRIGDYQKSAVWYAKGYNHYAYTGEWIADYVWVLHQLGNEAQKKAVIVAFMKQCTQTIADLADKTLEDDWTEEEVAEEEAQLRANMERVNSAHLQHQIMMQNEPSIASRCYTFFCPMHDEGHGDSELDG; encoded by the coding sequence ATGGAGCGAGTAAAAGAAGCAGCACGATTGTTAGCACTAGAAGGGGAGAGTGAACAGGCAAAATTATTATTGCTAGATGTATTTTCTGAACAGCCCAATTGTATTGTTGCGCATAATTTAGCAGATTACCATAAAGAACAGGAGCAATACGAAGAAGCATATCACTATGCATTACAGGCTGTTGCATGGCAACCAAAAACGTATTCCCCGTATGCATTATTAGGCGAATTGTCTATGCGCCGAGGTGACAATCATTCGGCACAGCAATGGCTAGAAAAAGCATATAACCGATTTCAATCACCGGTCGTAGCGCACAATTTAGCAACTCTGTACAAGGCACAACAAAAATATGAACAGGCTGCTCGCCTTTTTATAAAATCGTATGAAACCGAGGACTATGGGCTGATGCAAGCTGTCGAATGTTTTGTGTTAGCCAAAGATTTTCAGAATGCTAAAAAGTGGATAGCGATTATTGAACAAGAACAGCAACGCTTTATCGGTGAAGTAGAGCTAGGAGAGTTGTACGGGCGAATTGGAGATTACCAGAAATCCGCTGTGTGGTATGCAAAAGGCTACAATCATTATGCCTATACAGGTGAATGGATCGCTGATTATGTATGGGTACTTCACCAATTAGGGAATGAGGCGCAGAAAAAAGCAGTGATTGTAGCTTTTATGAAGCAATGTACGCAAACAATCGCTGATTTGGCTGATAAGACGTTGGAAGATGACTGGACGGAAGAAGAAGTAGCAGAAGAAGAGGCACAGCTTAGAGCGAATATGGAGCGGGTGAACAGTGCCCATTTACAGCACCAGATTATGATGCAAAATGAGCCGAGTATCGCTTCACGCTGTTATACTTTTTTCTGTCCGATGCATGATGAAGGACATGGTGACAGCGAACTAGATGGTTAG